One window of Pieris rapae chromosome 14, ilPieRapa1.1, whole genome shotgun sequence genomic DNA carries:
- the LOC111004332 gene encoding peptidoglycan-recognition protein LB, translating into MVYIFYLELLMCTITFAKSVPADFKEEPLENEVITYDFPLVRRGKWHARKPKHILPLNVPVPYVVIHHSYSPPACEDGIRCAEAMTSMQNYHMDEHGWWDIGYNFGIGGDGAAYEGRGWTVLGAHSLRFNNYSLGICLIGDWRYKVPPARQIETAKELISAGVDLGFIKTDYKLIGHRQVRDTECPGDALYEEIKQWKNYSPFPATFMDLVDVVEIPESIRGQWNRTLKS; encoded by the exons AtggtgtatatattttatttggaactACTGATGTGTACCATTACTTTTGCTAAAAGCGTTCCGGCTGATTTCAaag AGGAACCATTGGAAAATGAGGTGATCACATACGACTTCCCTTTAGTGAGGCGTGGAAAATGGCACGCAAGAAAACCAAAACACATCCTGCCTCTAAATGTACCTGTTCCATATGTTGTAATCCACCACTCCTATTCACCACCCGCCTGCGAAGACGGCATCCGCTGTGCAGAAGCAATGACGTCAATGCAGAATTACCACATGGATGAGCATGGATGGTGGGATATTGGATATAA ttttggtATCGGCGGTGATGGAGCTGCGTACGAAGGTCGAGGTTGGACAGTCCTTGGTGCTCATTCACTGCGCTTCAATAACTACAGTCTTGGAATATGCCTTATTGGGGACTGGAGAT ATAAAGTACCGCCAGCGCGGCAAATAGAAACGGCTAAAGAATTAATATCCGCTGGTGTAGACCTCGGATTTATCAAAACAGATTATAAACTGATAGGTCATAGACAAGTGAGGGATACAGAATGTCCTGGCGATGCGCtttatgaagaaataaaacaatggaaGAATTACTCTCCATTTCCAGCTACATTTATGGATTTGGTGGATGTTGTAGAGATACCAGAGTCTATTAGAGGACAGTGGAATAGGACTTTGAAAAGTTGA
- the LOC111004368 gene encoding glutamic acid-rich protein isoform X1 produces the protein MPIGNVSKESGPKRETFRPPWVKDKDSQAPPSWTQRKLKPVESTPPLASQEEFVIKPIKPLLKKQTTLREAINGASPEDRPVEEKLVKPSTAKLADKASRPSDAKPRFTKSTIKTIDNKPAEEKPINKVTTKSNITEKAKLDDKKTTDDKNITSNTSQKSGAADKSKSEEKSKALERPILKSLKTIDDKPKEKSVSIIDRKSVEKNDKSKITPANDVTVNGKGIPNTLIKENKLEKSTENKKEDKTSMATKPPTPLEKNPSKLPPRKPLQKAPSKDDVMLKKWRDPLHERVKENIDKTLANDIPKGHTLTKNESLRSLLKPTPPPPPPPAPPKLPPPPEFKKPKLDSEKLKKIEQLRSRPRRRPDWSDMMKEVEEGKKLKHVVCNDRSSPIITTSVVVKNKGQFIFESEKPNSHNELLKEISKGVRLKKVKCNDRSKPILEGLRKFRRQMTIEEQVQKSMSQANLAASPSGVALAEVPAAEEEEIDEMDDIDKVRDDLQSTKQLLAIELRNKEVQERENRRLLTRIQNLEAELARERAFIKQEQHKTVISVTDAYDERLVNSLKMEVDKAKETADSLQKQYLQAAEDRDDALTELEDVKRKNMELEKKLEQALSQQFEELLKLGTCLTAEQKSWLEFFKQCKELNISVTSPEAEEIRKNTIDAYNNAFTNNNKYDEGVVPTNVGSRRSSHAVKQLSVTKDDSFEEEEESEEEEEESEEKKQKRLEKDVRNMRNKIRHLKEKQDNMKRERMAYKMSLKNQQAALKDEKRKYKELKREVDKMAAMMKEVGSEEDEEEEDEEEESEDEKKSGSEEEETETETEQDTESETESESEPEDAPLPKKKENLNQRLKRHETRILALKKGNTLLMANVDRLKDDVLRQKEMSLSLKKELDSLIEDLE, from the exons ATGCCAATCGGCAACGTAAGTAAGGAGTCGGGGCCCAAACGAGAGACCTTTAGGCCACCCTGGGTCAAGGACAAGGATTCTCAGGCCCCACCATCATGGACGCAGAGGAAATTAAAACCAGTAGAAAGCACACCGCCTTTGGCCAGTCAGGAAGAGTTCGTTATTAAGCCAATTAAAC ctCTTTTGAAGAAACAAACTACGCTTAGAGAAGCCATCAACGGTGCATCTCCAGAGGACCGACCAGTAGAGGAAAAACTTGTAAAACCTTCAACAGCTAAACTAGCTGATAAAGCTTCTAGGCCATCAGATGCCAAACCTAGGTTTACAAAATCTACTATTAAGACCATTGATAACAAGCCAGCGGAAGAAAAACCTATAAACAAAGTTACAACAAAAAGTAATATCACAGAGAAAGCGAAACTTGACGATAAGAAGACAACAGAcgacaaaaatattacttccAATACATCACAAAAATCAGGTGCCGCAGATAAAAGTAAAAGTGAGGAAAAATCCAAGGCTTTAGAACGGCCAATTTTAAAGAGTCTTAAAACGATAGACGATAAGCCAAAAGAAAAATCTGTTAGTATAATTGATCGAAAATCTGttgaaaaaaatgataaatcaaaaataactcCGGCGAATGACGTAACTGTAAACGGTAAAGGAATACCTAATACtctaattaaagaaaacaaactaGAAAAAAGTACGGAAAACAAGAAAGAAGACAAAACAAGTATGGCAACAAAACCGCCAACGCCGTTAGAGAAAAATCCTTCAAAG cTACCTCCACGCAAACCTTTACAAAAAGCGCCCTCTAAAGATGACGTAATGCTTAAGAAATGGAGAGATCCTCTTCATGAACGGGTCAAGGAGaatattgataaaacattAGCAAATGACATTCCGAAGGGACACACTCTCACTAAAAATGAGAGTTTACGAA GTTTACTAAAGCCTACACCACCACCGCCGCCACCACCTGCGCCACCAAAGTTACCACCGCCACCTGAGTTCAAAAAGCCTAAGCTTGATTCTGAAAAACTGAAGAAAATTGAACAATTGCGGAGCAGACCGAGAAGACGACCCGATTGGAGTGACATGATGAAGGAAGTGGAAGAAGGAAAGAAGTTGAAACACGTTGTCTGCAATGACAG GTCCAGTCCCATTATAACGACATCGGTTGTTGTGAAAAACAAAGGACAGTTTATATTTGAATCTGAGAAACCGAATTCACACAATGAGTTGCTTAAAGAAATCTCAAAGGGAGTAAGGTTAAAGAAAGTCAAATGTAACGATAGGAGTAAACCAATTTTAGAAGGATTACGGAAATTCAGAAGGCAAATGACGATAGAAGAACAAGTGCAAAAATCAATGTCGCAGGCTAATTTAGCAGCAAGTCCATCAGGAGTAGCACTGGCagag GTTCCTGCtgcagaagaagaagaaatagatGAAATGGATGACATTGATAAAGTTAGAGACGATCTTCAATCAACAAAACAACTTTTAGCTATAGAATTGAG GAACAAGGAGGTGCAAGAAAGAGAAAACAGGCGATTGTTAAccagaatacaaaatttagaAGCTGAACTAGCTAGAGAGAGAGCATTTATTAAACAAGAACAACACAAAACTGTTATCTCGGTGACAGATGCTTATGATGAACGTTTAGTTAACAGTTTGAAAATGGAGGTGGACAAAGCCAAAGAAACAGCTGATAGTCTTCaaaaacagtatttacaagCAGCAGAAGATCGAGATGACGCTCTGACTGAATTAGAAGATgttaaacgtaaaaatatgGAATTGGAAAAGAAATTAGAACAAGCGTTATCT CAACAGTTTGaggaacttttaaaattggGAACTTGTCTTACTGCTGAACAAAAAAGCTGGTTAGAATTTTTCAAGCAATGCAAAGAATTGAATATAAGTGTAACATCCCCAGAAGCTGAAGAGATCAGAAAAAACACAATTGACGCTTATAATAATGCTTTTactaacaataacaaatatgaTGAG GGAGTAGTGCCGACAAATGTTGGGTCGAGAAGATCAAGCCATGCTGTCAAACAATTGTCTGTTACTAAAGATGATAGTttcgaagaagaagaagaatctGAAGAGGAAGAA GAAGAATCTGAggagaaaaaacaaaaaagattaGAGAAAGACGTTCgaaatatgagaaataaaatcagACACTTGAAAGAGAAACAAGACAATATGAAACGGGAGCGAATGGCCTATAAGATGTCCTTGAAAAACCAGCAAGCTgctttaaa GGAcgagaaaagaaaatacaaggAACTCAAACGTGAAGTAGATAAAATGGCGGCGATGATGAAAGAGGTAGGCTCAGAGGAagatgaagaagaagaagatgaGGAAGAAGAGTCTGAAGATGAAAAAAAGAGTGGATCTGAGGAAGAAGAAACTGAAACAGAGACAGAACAAGACACTGAAAGTGAAACTGAGAGTGAAAGTGAACCCGAG gaTGCGCCATTaccaaagaagaaagaaaatctTAATCAACGACTAAAAAGACATGAAACTAGAATTCTGGCTTTGAAAAAGGGCAACACTTTACTGATGGCAAATGTAGATAGGTTGAAAGACGATGTTCTAAGGCAAAAGGAAATGTCCCTAAGCTTAAAAAAGGAGTTAGATTCACTTATAGAAGATCTCGAGTAG
- the LOC111004389 gene encoding peptidoglycan-recognition protein LB: MEFYAVMFLSFVVLSQSFPAKFQRSNKISYCYPFPFISREEWNAKPPTSITEQNTPVPLVIIHHSYIPDVCHSRAECARSMRSMQYAHQITNGWNDIGYNFAVGGDGVVYEGRGWNRVGAHAAGFNTNSIGIVLIGDWVSTVPEKMQLNVAKELVKVGVELGYVSREYKLMGHRQVGATECPGNALFKEISTWERFASSL, from the exons ATGGAGTTCTACGCGGTTATGTTCCTTAGTTTTGTCGTATTATCACAAAGCTTTCCAGCGAAATTTCAAAggtctaataaaatat CATACTGCTACCCCTTCCCATTCATATCGCGTGAAGAATGGAATGCGAAGCCACCAACATCTATCACAGAACAGAACACGCCAGTACCCCTGGTGATAATACATCATAGCTACATACCAGACGTCTGCCACAGTCGGGCAGAATGCGCTAGATCAATGCGCTCTATGCAGTATGCACATCAGATAACAAATGGATGGAACGATATTGGATACAA TTTTGCAGTGGGCGGCGATGGAGTAGTGTACGAGGGTCGAGGGTGGAACCGCGTCGGCGCTCATGCAGCTGGTTTCAACACTAACAGTATTGGTATTGTCTTAATTGGTGATTGGGTAT CTACCGTTCCTGAAAAGATGCAACTGAATGTTGCAAAGGAACTTGTGAAGGTCGGTGTGGAACTGGGTTACGTTAGTCGTGAATATAAGCTAATGGGACACCGACAAGTCGGAGCGACGGAATGTCCTGGCAATGCgctatttaaagaaatcagTACTTGGGAACGATTCGCGTCTTCTTTATAA
- the LOC111004368 gene encoding ABC transporter F family member 4 isoform X2, producing MPIGNVSKESGPKRETFRPPWVKDKDSQAPPSWTQRKLKPVESTPPLASQEEFVIKPIKPLLKKQTTLREAINGASPEDRPVEEKLVKPSTAKLADKASRPSDAKPRFTKSTIKTIDNKPAEEKPINKVTTKSNITEKAKLDDKKTTDDKNITSNTSQKSGAADKSKSEEKSKALERPILKSLKTIDDKPKEKSVSIIDRKSVEKNDKSKITPANDVTVNGKGIPNTLIKENKLEKSTENKKEDKTSMATKPPTPLEKNPSKLPPRKPLQKAPSKDDVMLKKWRDPLHERVKENIDKTLANDIPKGHTLTKNESLRSLLKPTPPPPPPPAPPKLPPPPEFKKPKLDSEKLKKIEQLRSRPRRRPDWSDMMKEVEEGKKLKHVVCNDRSSPIITTSVVVKNKGQFIFESEKPNSHNELLKEISKGVRLKKVKCNDRSKPILEGLRKFRRQMTIEEQVQKSMSQANLAASPSGVALAEVPAAEEEEIDEMDDIDKVRDDLQSTKQLLAIELRNKEVQERENRRLLTRIQNLEAELARERAFIKQEQHKTVISVTDAYDERLVNSLKMEVDKAKETADSLQKQYLQAAEDRDDALTELEDVKRKNMELEKKLEQALSGVVPTNVGSRRSSHAVKQLSVTKDDSFEEEEESEEEEEESEEKKQKRLEKDVRNMRNKIRHLKEKQDNMKRERMAYKMSLKNQQAALKDEKRKYKELKREVDKMAAMMKEVGSEEDEEEEDEEEESEDEKKSGSEEEETETETEQDTESETESESEPEDAPLPKKKENLNQRLKRHETRILALKKGNTLLMANVDRLKDDVLRQKEMSLSLKKELDSLIEDLE from the exons ATGCCAATCGGCAACGTAAGTAAGGAGTCGGGGCCCAAACGAGAGACCTTTAGGCCACCCTGGGTCAAGGACAAGGATTCTCAGGCCCCACCATCATGGACGCAGAGGAAATTAAAACCAGTAGAAAGCACACCGCCTTTGGCCAGTCAGGAAGAGTTCGTTATTAAGCCAATTAAAC ctCTTTTGAAGAAACAAACTACGCTTAGAGAAGCCATCAACGGTGCATCTCCAGAGGACCGACCAGTAGAGGAAAAACTTGTAAAACCTTCAACAGCTAAACTAGCTGATAAAGCTTCTAGGCCATCAGATGCCAAACCTAGGTTTACAAAATCTACTATTAAGACCATTGATAACAAGCCAGCGGAAGAAAAACCTATAAACAAAGTTACAACAAAAAGTAATATCACAGAGAAAGCGAAACTTGACGATAAGAAGACAACAGAcgacaaaaatattacttccAATACATCACAAAAATCAGGTGCCGCAGATAAAAGTAAAAGTGAGGAAAAATCCAAGGCTTTAGAACGGCCAATTTTAAAGAGTCTTAAAACGATAGACGATAAGCCAAAAGAAAAATCTGTTAGTATAATTGATCGAAAATCTGttgaaaaaaatgataaatcaaaaataactcCGGCGAATGACGTAACTGTAAACGGTAAAGGAATACCTAATACtctaattaaagaaaacaaactaGAAAAAAGTACGGAAAACAAGAAAGAAGACAAAACAAGTATGGCAACAAAACCGCCAACGCCGTTAGAGAAAAATCCTTCAAAG cTACCTCCACGCAAACCTTTACAAAAAGCGCCCTCTAAAGATGACGTAATGCTTAAGAAATGGAGAGATCCTCTTCATGAACGGGTCAAGGAGaatattgataaaacattAGCAAATGACATTCCGAAGGGACACACTCTCACTAAAAATGAGAGTTTACGAA GTTTACTAAAGCCTACACCACCACCGCCGCCACCACCTGCGCCACCAAAGTTACCACCGCCACCTGAGTTCAAAAAGCCTAAGCTTGATTCTGAAAAACTGAAGAAAATTGAACAATTGCGGAGCAGACCGAGAAGACGACCCGATTGGAGTGACATGATGAAGGAAGTGGAAGAAGGAAAGAAGTTGAAACACGTTGTCTGCAATGACAG GTCCAGTCCCATTATAACGACATCGGTTGTTGTGAAAAACAAAGGACAGTTTATATTTGAATCTGAGAAACCGAATTCACACAATGAGTTGCTTAAAGAAATCTCAAAGGGAGTAAGGTTAAAGAAAGTCAAATGTAACGATAGGAGTAAACCAATTTTAGAAGGATTACGGAAATTCAGAAGGCAAATGACGATAGAAGAACAAGTGCAAAAATCAATGTCGCAGGCTAATTTAGCAGCAAGTCCATCAGGAGTAGCACTGGCagag GTTCCTGCtgcagaagaagaagaaatagatGAAATGGATGACATTGATAAAGTTAGAGACGATCTTCAATCAACAAAACAACTTTTAGCTATAGAATTGAG GAACAAGGAGGTGCAAGAAAGAGAAAACAGGCGATTGTTAAccagaatacaaaatttagaAGCTGAACTAGCTAGAGAGAGAGCATTTATTAAACAAGAACAACACAAAACTGTTATCTCGGTGACAGATGCTTATGATGAACGTTTAGTTAACAGTTTGAAAATGGAGGTGGACAAAGCCAAAGAAACAGCTGATAGTCTTCaaaaacagtatttacaagCAGCAGAAGATCGAGATGACGCTCTGACTGAATTAGAAGATgttaaacgtaaaaatatgGAATTGGAAAAGAAATTAGAACAAGCGTTATCT GGAGTAGTGCCGACAAATGTTGGGTCGAGAAGATCAAGCCATGCTGTCAAACAATTGTCTGTTACTAAAGATGATAGTttcgaagaagaagaagaatctGAAGAGGAAGAA GAAGAATCTGAggagaaaaaacaaaaaagattaGAGAAAGACGTTCgaaatatgagaaataaaatcagACACTTGAAAGAGAAACAAGACAATATGAAACGGGAGCGAATGGCCTATAAGATGTCCTTGAAAAACCAGCAAGCTgctttaaa GGAcgagaaaagaaaatacaaggAACTCAAACGTGAAGTAGATAAAATGGCGGCGATGATGAAAGAGGTAGGCTCAGAGGAagatgaagaagaagaagatgaGGAAGAAGAGTCTGAAGATGAAAAAAAGAGTGGATCTGAGGAAGAAGAAACTGAAACAGAGACAGAACAAGACACTGAAAGTGAAACTGAGAGTGAAAGTGAACCCGAG gaTGCGCCATTaccaaagaagaaagaaaatctTAATCAACGACTAAAAAGACATGAAACTAGAATTCTGGCTTTGAAAAAGGGCAACACTTTACTGATGGCAAATGTAGATAGGTTGAAAGACGATGTTCTAAGGCAAAAGGAAATGTCCCTAAGCTTAAAAAAGGAGTTAGATTCACTTATAGAAGATCTCGAGTAG
- the LOC111004331 gene encoding protein NipSnap has protein sequence MNTLNKITALSSAVPKNARFIATTSSCLNADDGWLSKLLVRKIEPTKESHSRMLSDKEIVYALHTHNIRPDSVDKYLKNYATSVAFVESRKADLGCELVGSWTVSVGDMDQALHLWRYVGGFEKIDKAKILFKENPEYRALEKERGNFVRSRHLQYLLAFSFWPSGEPRAPSNIYEIRSYSLKPGTMIEWGNNWARGLTYRRAKNEAFAGYFSQIGRLYNVHHIWCYKDLQARRETRESTWRNPGWDECVAYTVPLIREMHCRILEPTEFSPTK, from the exons ATgaacactttaaataaaattacagcgTTGAGTTCAGCTGTTCCCAAAAATGCAAG gTTTATCGCTACGACAAGTTCTTGTTTAAACGCTGATGATGGATGGCTATCGAAACTTCTGGTGCGAAAAATCGAACCGACAAAAGAATCTCACAGTCGTATGCTTAGCGACAAGGAGATTGTATATGCGTTACATACGCACAACATTAGGCCGGACTCagttgataaatatttgaaaaacta TGCCACTTCTGTGGCATTTGTAGAATCCCGTAAGGCAGACCTAGGCTGTGAACTAGTAGGATCATGGACAGTGTCTGTGGGAGACATGGATCAAGCTTTACACTTATGGCGGTATGTTGGTGGCTTCGAAAAGATTGACAAGgccaaaatattgtttaaggAAAATCCT GAATATCGGGCACTAGAGAAGGAGCGCGGTAACTTCGTGAGGTCTCGTCACCTGCAATATTTGCTCGCCTTCAGTTTCTGGCCCTCGGGCGAGCCCCGTGCACCCAGTAATATCTATGAAATTCGATCCTATAG CTTGAAGCCAGGAACTATGATAGAGTGGGGCAACAACTGGGCTCGCGGTTTGACCTACCGCCGCGCTAAGAACGAAGCCTTCGCTGGATACTTCTCGCAGATTGGGCGTCTTTACAACGTACATCATATTTGGT GTTACAAGGACCTTCAAGCTCGACGTGAAACTCGCGAGAGTACGTGGCGTAATCCGGGTTGGGACGAATGCGTCGCGTACACGGTCCCACTCATTCGGGAAATGCATTGCCGCATCCTGGAGCCTACTGAATTCTCACCTACTAAGTAA
- the LOC111004356 gene encoding peptidoglycan-recognition protein LB, producing the protein MLSKVVFLVVFASASCFPRLTSLTSIQVVTPLSFYMRSDWHAQRATDLTPLSTPVPYVIIHHTYKPDACASHQECITAMQSMQRYHMESLDWGDIGYNFCIGNSGDVYEGRGWERKGIHAGKANGVSIGICLIGDWRVDQPPQAMLEATQALIQMGVDKGMVNPDYKLVGHNQVMATECPGTALFDIISKWDHFSNKFSVA; encoded by the exons atgttGTCTAAAGTTGTATTTCTCGTAGTTTTCGCGTCGGCTAGTTGTTTTCCTAGATTAACTA GTTTGACATCCATACAGGTTGTGACACCTCTCAGTTTCTACATGCGTTCAGATTGGCATGCTCAACGAGCTACAGATTTAACCCCGCTGTCAACTCCAGTACCCTACGTAATTATACATCACACATATAAGCCCGACGCATGTGCAAGCCACCAAGAATGTATCACAGCTATGCAGTCAATGCAAAGATACCACATGGAGAGCTTAGATTGGGGTGATATTGGatataa CTTCTGTATAGGCAATAGTGGAGATGTTTATGAAGGGAGGGGTTGGGAAAGAAAGGGTATACACGCAGGCAAAGCGAATGGTGTCAGTATAGGTATATGCCTAATCGGTGATTGGAgag TTGATCAGCCACCACAGGCCATGTTAGAGGCTACCCAGGCTCTAATACAGATGGGAGTTGACAAGGGCATGGTCAATCCTGACTATAAGTTAGTAGGCCATAACCAAGTGATGGCAACAGAATGTCCCGGCACTGCCCTCTtcgatattatttcaaaatgggaTCATTTCTCAAATAAATTCAGTGTAGCttag